DNA from Bradyrhizobium japonicum USDA 6:
GGCGAGTGGCAACGCCAAGGCGTGCGACCTCGTCAGCTATTTCGTCGGCCAGGGCGTCGGCCTGATCGACAGCGTGAAGTCGGCGGGCGCCGTAGTCCAGGAGTTCAAGGAAGAGTTTGCCGAGGCCGTCGAGCACATGAATGCGCTGGTGGCGGAGTAGCAAGCACATCGTCATTGCGAGCGAAGCGAAGCAATCCAGGACTGCCTCCGCGGATACATTTCTGGATTGCTTCGTCGCTTTGCTCCTCGCAATGACGAAACAACTAACATCGTGAATCGAGATTATGACTGACAAGACCAATATCCCCGAAGACCGCATCCCCGTCATCGTCGGCATCGGCGAGATCATCGACCGCCCCAAGGAGATCACCGACGGCCTCGAGCCGTTGGATCTGCTCGAACAGGCACTACGGCGGGCCGAACAGGACGCCGGCGCAAAGCTGCTTGGCGAGGTGCAGTCGCTCGACGTCGTCAACTTCCTGAGCTGGCGCTATCGCGATCCGGAAAAGCTTTTGGCGCAGCGGCTCGGCATTGCGCCGGCGCATTGCTATTACGGCCCGGTCGGCGGCGAGAGCCCGATCCGCTACCTCCACGAGGCAGCAAAGCGCATCGCGCGTGGCGAATGCACGGTGGCCGCAGTCTGCGGCGCGGAGGCGCAATCGACCGCGACCAAGGCGGAGCGCGCTGGGGTCAAGCTAGCCTGGACGCCGTTCGCCCATGACGTCGAGGAGCCCAAGCGTGGGGCGGCCTTCCAGAAGCCGCTGGCGGCGAAGCTCGGCGTGTTCCGTCCCGTCACCGTATATCCATTCTATGAGTCCGCCTCATCCGCCCATTGGGGCCAGACCCCGCGCGAAGCCATGGCAGAGTCCGGCACCCTGTGGTCGCGCTACTCCGAGGCCGCCGCCGAAAACCCCAACGCCTGGCTGAAGCGGCGCTATGCGCCGGACGAGATCACGACGCCGACGGCGGACAACCGGCTGATCGCGTGGCCCTACAACAAGCTCATGGTCGCCAACCCCAGCGTCAACATGGGCGGCGCGCTGCTGCTCACCAGCCTCGCCAGGGCGCGCGCGGCCGGCATCGCGGAGGACAAGCTGGTGTACCCGCTCGGCGGCGCCTCGGCCGAAGAGCCGCGCGATTATCTCCTGCGCGATCAGTTCCATGAAAGCCATCCGCAGAATGCGGTGCTGAAGGCGGCGATGGATCTCGCCGGCGGCGACGGCAAAAAGTTCGACGCGATCGAGCTCTATAGCTGCTTCCCCTGCGTGCCCAAGATGGCGCGGCGGACTCTGGGCCTCAGCGCCGACGTGAAGCCGACCGTGACCGGTGGCCTCACCTTCTTCGGCGCGCCGCTCAACACCTACATGACGCATGCGGCCTGCGCGATGGTGCGGCGTGTGCGCAATGGTGCCAAGCTCGGGCTGCTCTACGGCCAGGGCGGCTTCGTCACCAAGCACCACGCATTGGTGGTGTCGAAGACGCCGCGTGAGGCGCTGGCGCAGGAGACGAGCGTGCAGGCAGAGGCCGACCGCAACAAGCGCGCGGTGCCCGAGTTCGTCACGGATGTCTCGGGCAGGGGCAAGGTCGAGAGCTTTACCGTGCTCCATCGCCGCGGCGGCGAGGTCGAGCACGGCGTGGTGATGCTGCGGACGGAAGATGATCGACGTACGCTGGGGCGCATCGCGGCCAGCGATACCGCGACTCTGGCGCACTTGCTGAACATGGATCGCACGCCGGTGGGTTCGCTCGGCGAGATCACGATGGCTACGGATGGCGTGCCGGAGTGGCGGGTCGGTTAATCTCCCTCTCCCCGCTCGCGGGGAGAGGTGAAGAAGTCTAGCCCTTCGGCGCCTGCTTCTCCGACGCCGTCGCCGGCTTGCCCTTGGCGCCGGCCCCGGTCACGCGAACCTGGTCGCCGTCGGAAAGGCCATCCGGCGGGACAGTGATGACGCGGTCGTCGGGCGCGATGCCCGAGGCGAGTTCAACCTCTTTGCCGAGATCGCGCGCGATGGTCACGGTCTTGAATTGCACCTTGTCGTCCGCGCCGACGGTCGCGACGCGCAGGCCGCTGCCGTTGAAGATCAGGGCGCTGGCGGGAATGCTCAGCGGCGCGGTGTCGCGCTGAAGGTTGAGCTTCACGCTGGCATAGCCGCCGGGCATCAACTCGCCGTTGGAATTGTCGAGCCGAAGCTGCATGCGGGTGGTGCCTGAGGCGACGTCGACGGCCTGCGAGGACGCCTCGACCGTCGCCTGGAATGTCCGGTTCGGGTATTCCGGCATGACCATGGTGGCCTTGGCGCCGATCTTGATCGCCGGCACGTAGTTCTGGGGAACGTTGACGTAGACGCGCAGCTTGGTGATGTCGGAGACCACGAACATCGCCGGACCGGAGCCGCCGCCGGCGTTGATCAACGCGCCAACGTCGGTATCGCGCGCCGTGACCACGCCGTCGAACGGCGCGGTGATCTTCTTGTAGCCGGCCAGCGCCTCGAGGCGTTCGACGTTGGCCTGGCCTGAGTGGACGGCTGCGTTCTTGTTGGAGAGATCGGCGGTGCGCTCGTCGATCTCCTGCGCCGAGACGAAGTTGGAGGCGACCAGCGTCTTGCGCCGGTTGAGCGTGGCTTCCGAGAGCCTGGCACTGGCCTGCTGGCTGGCGAGGTCAGCACGGGCCTGAAGCAGTTGCTGGTCGAGGTCGGGCGCCTCGATCTCGGCGATCACCTGCCCCGCCTTGACGCGCGCGCCCATGTCGACGCTCCAGCTCTTCAGATAGCCGGAGACGCGCGCGAAGATCGGCGCGCGGTAATAGGCTTCCAGACGGCCCGGCAGGTCGATGGTGGCGTTGAGAGCCTTCGCATTGGGCAGCGTCACGACGATGCTGGGAACGGCCTGATCGTCGGTCCACTCCTTCAGCTTGGAGCCCTGCTCCTCGCGGGCACGAATGCCGGTGCCGACAACGAGGCCTGCCGCAATCA
Protein-coding regions in this window:
- a CDS encoding efflux RND transporter periplasmic adaptor subunit — its product is MSPTEPRSPVSHRKLGIFGVVALIAAGLVVGTGIRAREEQGSKLKEWTDDQAVPSIVVTLPNAKALNATIDLPGRLEAYYRAPIFARVSGYLKSWSVDMGARVKAGQVIAEIEAPDLDQQLLQARADLASQQASARLSEATLNRRKTLVASNFVSAQEIDERTADLSNKNAAVHSGQANVERLEALAGYKKITAPFDGVVTARDTDVGALINAGGGSGPAMFVVSDITKLRVYVNVPQNYVPAIKIGAKATMVMPEYPNRTFQATVEASSQAVDVASGTTRMQLRLDNSNGELMPGGYASVKLNLQRDTAPLSIPASALIFNGSGLRVATVGADDKVQFKTVTIARDLGKEVELASGIAPDDRVITVPPDGLSDGDQVRVTGAGAKGKPATASEKQAPKG
- a CDS encoding acetyl-CoA acetyltransferase, producing MTDKTNIPEDRIPVIVGIGEIIDRPKEITDGLEPLDLLEQALRRAEQDAGAKLLGEVQSLDVVNFLSWRYRDPEKLLAQRLGIAPAHCYYGPVGGESPIRYLHEAAKRIARGECTVAAVCGAEAQSTATKAERAGVKLAWTPFAHDVEEPKRGAAFQKPLAAKLGVFRPVTVYPFYESASSAHWGQTPREAMAESGTLWSRYSEAAAENPNAWLKRRYAPDEITTPTADNRLIAWPYNKLMVANPSVNMGGALLLTSLARARAAGIAEDKLVYPLGGASAEEPRDYLLRDQFHESHPQNAVLKAAMDLAGGDGKKFDAIELYSCFPCVPKMARRTLGLSADVKPTVTGGLTFFGAPLNTYMTHAACAMVRRVRNGAKLGLLYGQGGFVTKHHALVVSKTPREALAQETSVQAEADRNKRAVPEFVTDVSGRGKVESFTVLHRRGGEVEHGVVMLRTEDDRRTLGRIAASDTATLAHLLNMDRTPVGSLGEITMATDGVPEWRVG